From Gammaproteobacteria bacterium, the proteins below share one genomic window:
- a CDS encoding protein tyrosine phosphatase family protein → MSGTQVTDIHNYRAVDSRLSTSGQPTERQLAAAARAGFCVILNLALHDDPRYSLRDEPGYVKSLGMEYIHIPVQFDAPTENNLLAFFAALEKHQGQKILMHCAANMRVTAFLGLYQAIKQNKSVEEAFALMKTVWEPNPTWLSFIAAMLAKHRD, encoded by the coding sequence ATGAGCGGAACACAAGTCACAGACATCCACAATTACCGGGCGGTGGATTCAAGACTGTCCACATCCGGGCAACCGACGGAAAGACAACTTGCGGCTGCGGCGCGCGCGGGCTTCTGCGTCATCCTCAACCTCGCACTTCATGACGATCCCCGCTATTCCCTGCGGGATGAGCCGGGTTATGTCAAATCACTGGGCATGGAGTACATACATATTCCAGTTCAGTTCGATGCGCCCACGGAAAATAATCTGCTGGCCTTTTTTGCGGCCCTGGAGAAACATCAGGGACAAAAAATATTGATGCACTGTGCGGCCAATATGCGGGTGACTGCGTTTCTGGGCCTTTATCAGGCCATCAAACAGAATAAATCCGTAGAGGAAGCATTTGCCTTGATGAAGACTGTCTGGGAACCCAATCCCACATGGCTGTCATTCATTGCGGCGATGCTTGCGAAGCATCGAGATTGA